In Fusarium oxysporum Fo47 chromosome XI, complete sequence, the following are encoded in one genomic region:
- a CDS encoding RTA1 like protein-domain-containing protein: MADTETAGFDFKLYRYDPSLPAAVVSTVVFAVLSVLHTWRLIRVRAYYFTPFVIGGFFETIGYAGRIWSHFDKLSVGGFVLQAIPILVAPALFAASIYMILGRLIRTVGAAHLSLVPVKWVTRIFVTGDVIAFSLQAGGGGIQSAGTLDLYNLGEKIIIAGLFVQIVVFGFFVITSILFHTRLLKSPTPESLRGDVPWARYLYVLYATSFLILVRSIFRVVEYLQGNKGYLISHEVYLYVFDAILMALVMLIFMIWYVKHLQKERKPADIEDRELSSYESPEEYRHRK, encoded by the exons atggcagaCACCGAAACCGCAGGCTTTGACTTCAAGCTTTATCGCTACGATCCTTCTCTGCCAGCAGCAGTCGTCAGCACCGTTGTCTTTGCGGTTCTTTCGGTGCTACACACTTGGCGATTGATTCGAGTTCGCGCTTATTATTTTACACCTTTTGTCATTGGCGGCTTTT TCGAGACTATTGGATATGCTGGAAGAATATGGAGTCACTTTGACAAGCTCTCAGTTGGTGGCTTCGTGCTACAAGCCATTCCTATTCTCGTCGCTCCCGCACTCTTCGCCGCCTCGATTTACATGATCCTCGGACGCTTGATTCGAACAGTCGGAGCTGCCCATCTATCTCTTGTGCCCGTCAAGTGGGTGACACGCATTTTCGTCACTGGCGACGTTATCGCCTTCAGTCTACAAGCCGGCGGCGGAGGTATCCAGTCAGCTGGTACCTTGGACCTCTACAACCTGGGCGAaaagatcatcatcgccggTCTCTTCGTCCAAATCGTCGTCTTCGGCTTTTTCGTCATCACCTCAATCCTCTTCCATACTCGACTACTCAAATCTCCGACACCTGAGTCACTACGAGGCGATGTACCCTGGGCGAGATACCTTTACGTTCTTTATGCCACGAGTTTCCTAATTCTTGTCCGAAGTATCTTCAGGGTGGTGGAGTACCTTCAAGGAAACAAGGGATACCTGATCTCTCATGAGGTCTACTTATATGTCTTTGATGCCATTCTGATGGCCCTGGTTATGCTTATTTTCATGATTTGGTATGTCAAGCATTTGCAGAAGGAGCGCAAGCCGGCAGATATCGAGGACAGGGAGTTGTCGTCGTATGAGAGTCCCGAGGAATACCGACACAGGAAGTGA